The Streptomyces sp. NBC_01363 region CCTTGACTCCCAGCCCAGGGGGCCATCGCCCGTTCGGGGCCCGTGTCAAGGCTTTCGTGGCGCTGACCAAGCCGCGGATCATCGAGCTGCTGCTGATCACCACTGTTCCGGTGATGTTCCTCGCCGCTCAGGGTGTACCCGACCTGTGGCTCGTTGTCACCACCACCATCGGCGGATACCTCTCCGCCGGCGGTGCCAACGCGCTGAACATGTACATCGACCGCGACATCGACGCGTTGATGGACCGTACGTCGCAGCGCCCGCTGGTCACCGGCATGGTGAGCCCGCGTGAGTGCCTGGTCTTCGGTTTCGCCCTCGCGGCGATCTCGACGGTCTGGTTCGGCCTGCTGGTGAACTGGCTCTCGGCGGCGCTGTCGCTCGGCGCGCTGCTGTTCTACGTCGTCGTCTACACGATGCTGCTCAAGCGCCGTACCTCGCAGAACATCGTCTGGGGCGGCATCGCGGGCTGCATGCCCGTTCTCATCGGCTGGTCGGCCGTGACGAACTCGATGTCCTGGGCCGCGGTGATCCTCTTCGCCGTCATCTTCTTCTGGACGCCGCCGCACTACTGGCCGCTCTCCATGAAGGTGAAGGAGGACTACGCCCGGGTCGGCGTCCCGATGCTTCCGGTCATCGCGTCCAACCGGGTGGTGGCCCGCCAGATCGTCATCTACAGCTGGGTGATGGTGGCCGTCTCGCTGCTGCTCACGCCGCTGGGCTACACCGGCTGGTTCTACACGGCGGTGGCGCTGGCGACCGGCGGGTTCTGGCTCTGGGAGGCGCACGGCCTGCAGAGCCGGGCCAAGGCCGGAGTGACCGGAGGAAAGCTCAAGGAGATGCGGCTGTTCCACTGGTCCATCACCTATGTCTCGCTGCTCTTCGTCGCCGTCGCGGTCGACCCCTTCCTCAGGTAGTCCCGCTCCTCGATCCCTGCCGACGGGCGGGGTACGTGGTCCAGGCCACGTACCCCGCCCGTCGCACGTTGCGCTACCCGTCGGTAGCATCCTGGGCATGGCTGAGACGGCAGGGACCCAGGTGGAGAGCGGCAAGCAGGCGGCCCGCGCGGAGCGCAGGGCGGCGAAGCTCGCCAAGGAGATCGGCGCCTTCTCCAAGGCGCACGGCGGTGCGGAGGGACAGCTCGCCTACATGGGGCAGATGGGCACCCGCATCGTGCTCGTGGGTGAGGACGGCGGCTGGGGCGACCTGGTCGCCCCCTCGTACGAGGTCGCCGAGAGCGCCACGCGGAAGGCCGGGATCACGATGCACGAGTCCTTCGACGGGGAGTTCGCCGCGAAGGTCCGCACCGGCCCGTACGAGTGGACGCGGATGGCCGGCATCCAGGTCGGCGGCCCCTCCAACAAGGCCTGAGCGCGCGTGGTCCGGGCGCGCGTGGCCCGGGCGTGCGAGGTCTGAGCGCGCGGTGCCCTTCCTACGCCGATCGCCGGACGGTTCCGAGAAGGAACCGTCCGGCGATCGGCGTACGGGGGAGGGAGGCCGCCCTCGGTCAGCCCGCCGCTGCGGGCTCCGGCTGCTCGGCGGCGGGGCCGGGCACCGCGGCCACGGTCACGGGACGCTCACGCAGCGACAGGAGCACCCGCACGACCGCGATCCACACCAGGCACGAGCCCAGCATGTGCAGGCCTACCAGGATCTCCGGCGTGTCGGTGAAATATTGCACGTACCCGATCACGCCCTGCGCCATCAGCACCAGGAAGAGGTCACGGGTGCGGTGCAGCGGTCCGATCGGCGCGTCGACGGCCTTCAGTACGAACCAGAGCGCCACGGTCAGGGCCACCACGACCCAGGCCAGATCGGCGTGCAGCTGCGTGATCATCTTCCAGTCGATCGGAATGCGGTGCACGTCGCTGGAGTCGCCCGCGTGCCGTCCGGCGCCCGTGACCACCGTGCCGACCGCGATCAGCAGCCCCGCGGCGACCGCGAGCAGCCAGGTCAGCTGGGACACCGCCTTGCCGACCAGCGGCCGGGGCTCCTCGTCGCCCTCGCGGACCCGCTGCCAGGTCACCATCGCGACGGTGAGCAGCGCCGTGGAGAGCAGGAAGTGCGCCGCGACGGTGTACGGGTTGAGGCCGACCAGCACCACGATGCCGCCGAGCACGGCATTGCCCATGACCACCCAGAACTGCACCCAGCCGAGCCTGGTCAGACTGCGTCGCCAGGGTTTGGCGGACCGGGCGGCGATGATCGCCCATCCGACGGCCGCGCACAGGACGTACGTCAGCATCCGGTTGCCGAACTCGATGACGCCGTGGAAGCCCATCTCGCTCGTCGCCGTGAGGCTCTCGTCGGTGCACTTGGGCCAGGTCGGGCAGCCGAGGCCGGAGCCGGTCAGTCGTACCGCGCCACCGGTCACGACGATGACTACGGCCATGACGACGGCCGACATGGCCGCACGGCGGACCGTGCGGGGGCTGGGGGTCCATCGCTCGGCGATGTACAGGAGCGGGTTCCGCGCGGCTTGAGCGACTTCGGCTCGGGTCAGCTTGGGCACGCGCACCATCGTAGGCGGCGGCTTGTGCAAGCTTTCACGAGGGGGACGAGTTACCCGAAACGTCGACGGAGCGCGTTCGCGGCCTCACTCCCAGGGGGCCGCACTTCCGGCGGCCCCGCTTCCGGTGGCCTCACTCCCAGCGGAAGAACTTCGCCGCCGCGCCCAGCCCGAGGACCGCCCACACCGCCAGGATGCCGAGGTCGCCCCACGGCATCGACGCCCCGTGCTGGAGCACCTCGCGCAGACCGTCCGACAGGGCCGCGATCGGCAGCAGCCCGAGCACCGACTGCACCGCGTCCGGGAACTTGTCCAGCGGCACGATGACCCCGCCGCCGACCAGCAGCAGCAGGAAGACCAGGTTGGCCGCGGCGAGCGTCGCCTCCGCCTTGAGCGTCCCGGTCATCAGCAGCCCGAGCCCGGAGAAGGCAGCCGTGCCGAGCACGAGCAGCAGCAGGACGGCGAAGGGGTTGCCGTGCGGCGACCAGCCCAGCGCGAACGCGATCACCGTGAGCAGCACCACCTGCAGCACCTCGGTGACCAGCACCGCGAGGGTCTTGGCGGTCATCAGTGCCCAGCGCGGCAGCGGCGAGGCGCCGAGGCGCTTCAGCACCCCGTACCGCCGCTCGAAACCGGTGGCGATGGCCTGGCCCGTGAAGGCCGTGGACATCACGGCCAGCGCGAGGATGCCGGGGGCCAGGAAGTCGACGGACTCGCCCGTGCCGGTGTCCACGATGTCGACCGCGCTGAACAGCACCAGCAGCAGCGTCGGGATGATCACGGTCAGCAGCAGCTGCTCGCCGTTGCGCAGCAGCATCCGCGTCTCCAGGGCGGTCTGCGCGGTGATCATGCGGCCCAGCGGGGCGGCGCCCGGCTGCGGGGTGTACGTACCGGCGCTCATGCGCGCAGCTCCTTGCCGGTCAGTTCCAGGAAGACGTCCTCCAGCGTGTGCCGCTCCACGGAGATGCCGGACGGCATCACTCCGTTCTGCGCGCACCAGGAGGTGACGGTGGCCAGCAGCTCCGGGTTGACGTCACCGCTGATGCGGTACGCGCCGGGGGTGAGCTCGGCCGCCGCGGTGCCGTCGGGCAGCGCCTTCAGCAGCGACCCGACGTCCAGGCCGGGGTGGCCGGTGAAGCGCAGGGTGTTCTCGGCGCCGCCGCGGCAGAGCGTCTCGGGACTGCCCTGGGCGATGACCTTGCCCGCGTCGATGACGGCGACGTCGTCGGCGAGCTCCTCGGCCTCGTCCATGAAGTGCGTGGTGAGGACGACCGACACCCCGGCGGTGCGCAGCTCGCGTACGAGCTCCCAGGTGGAGCGGCGGGCCTGCGGGTCGAGGCCGGCGGTCGGCTCGTCGAGGAAGACCAGTTCGGGGCGGCCGACGACGGCCATCGCCAGGGCGAGCCGCTGCTGCTGGCCGCCGGAGAGCCGCCGGTAGGTCGTACGGCCGCAGCTGCCGAGGCCGAGGCGCTCGATCAAGGTGTCGACGTCCAGCGGGTGGGCGTGGAGCTTCGCCATGTGGCGGAGCATCTCGTCGGCGCGTGCTCCGGAGTAGACACCGCCCGACTGGAGCATCACGCCGATCCGGGGGCGGAGCTTCGCGGCGTCGGCGACCGGGTCGAGGCCGAGGACCCGTACCGTCCCGGCGTCGGGGCGGCGGTAACCCTCGCAGGTCTCGATGGTGGTGGTCTTGCCAGCGCCGTTGGGGCCGAGGACAGCGGTGACGGCCCCGGTGCGTACACACAGGTCGAGGCCGTCCACGGCGGTCTTGCGGCCATACCGCTTCACCAGGCCGCGGACCTCTACGGCCGACTCGCTCTTCATGGCCGGTAAGTCTAGGCAGGGGCGGAATGACCCCGTCTCCCGGGGCCGAATTAGGTAACCCTAAGTGATGAATGGCACCGTAGATCGTTTCGGACCGTGGTTGTCAGGGCCGGATGAATTACGCAACAATGGCGTTGTGAAATACGTTGGCGAGGCTCCGCAGGAGGAACTCGCGACTGGTGAGCGCTCGACGCGCAACCGGGTCGCGCGCTCCATCCTGGACCACGGCCCGTCCACCGTCGCCGAGCTGGCCAAGCGCCTCGGCCTCACCCAGGCCGCGGTCCGCCGCCATCTCGACGCCCTCGTCTCCGACAGCGTCGTCGAGGCCCGTGAGCAGCGGGTCTACGGGGCGCGGACCCGTGGCCGCCCGGCCAAGGTGTTCGCCCTCACCGACTGCGGCCGGGACGCCTTCGACCAGTCCTACGACAAGCTCGCGGCGGACGCCCTGCGCTGGATCGCCGAGACCGCGGGCGAGGAGGCGGTCACCGCTTTCGCCCGCGCCAGGATCGCGGCCCAGTCCGAGGCGTACCGCACGGCGGTCGAGGCCGCGGACCCCGAGGCCCGCACCGAGGCGCTGGCCAAGGCCTTGTCGGTCGACGGGTACGCTGCTACGGCGCGTGGCGCGCCCGGTCCGCAGCAGGGCGAGCAGCTGTGCCAGCACCACTGCCCGGTCGCCCATGTCGCCGAGCAGTACCCGCAGCTGTGCGAGGCGGAGACGGAGTTCTTCTCCAGCCTCCTCGGGACGCATGTGCAGCGTCTGGCCACCATCGCCCACGGCGACGGTGTGTGCACGACGTACATTCCGCGCAGCGGCCACTCAGCACCACAGACCACCAATTCAGCATCTGCAAGCACGGCCGGGAGGAACCCCGCATGACGCTCCCTACGGAGACTGTCCACCCTGAGCTCGAGGGTCTGGGCACGTACGAATTCGGCTGGGCCGACTCCGACGCGGCGGGTGCCGCAGCCAAGCGCGGGCTCTCCGAGGAGGTCGTCCGCGACATCTCGGGCAAGAAGAACGAGCCCGAGTGGATGCTGAAGCTGCGCCTCAAGGGCCTGCGGCTCTTCGACAAGAAGCCCATGCCGAACTGGGGCTCCGACCTCTCGGGCATCGACTTCGACAACATCAAGTACTTCGTGCGGTCCACCGAGAAGCAGGCGGAGTCCTGGGAGGACCTGCCCGAGGACATCAAGAACACCTACGACAAGCTCGGCATCCCGGAGGCGGAGAAGCAGCGCCTGGTCGCCGGTGTCGCCGCGCAGTACGAGTCCGAGGTCGTCTACCACCAGATCCGTGAGGACCTGGAGGAGCAGGGCGTCATCTTCCTCGACACCGACACCGCGCTGAAGGAGCACCCGGAGCTCTTCAAGGAGTACTTCGGCACCGTCATCCCGGTCGGCGACAACAAGTTCGCCTCGCTGAACTCGGCCGTGTGGTCCGGCGGCTCGTTCATCTACGTGCCCAAGGGTGTCCACGTCGACATCCCGCTGCAGGCCTACTTCCGTATCAACACGGAGAACATGGGCCAGTTCGAGCGGACGCTGATCATCGTCGACGAGGACGCCTACGTCCACTACGTCGAGGGCTGCACCGCCCCGATCTACTCCTCCGACTCGCTGCACTCCGCGGTCGTCGAGATCATCGTGAAGAAGGGCGGCCGCTGCCGCTACACGACGATCCAGAACTGGTCGAACAACGTCTACAACCTGGTCACCAAGCGCGCCGTGGCCTACGAGGGCGCGACCATGGAGTGGGTCGACGGCAACATCGGCTCCAAGGTCACCATGAAGTACCCGGCCGTCTACCTGATGGGCGAGCACGCCAAGGGCGAGACCCTGTCCATCGCCTTCGCGGGCGAGGGCCAGCACCAGGACGCCGGCGCCAAGATGGTCCACATGGCGCCGAACACCTCCTCCAACATCGTCTCCAAGTCGGTGGCGCGAGGCGG contains the following coding sequences:
- the sufB gene encoding Fe-S cluster assembly protein SufB, translating into MTLPTETVHPELEGLGTYEFGWADSDAAGAAAKRGLSEEVVRDISGKKNEPEWMLKLRLKGLRLFDKKPMPNWGSDLSGIDFDNIKYFVRSTEKQAESWEDLPEDIKNTYDKLGIPEAEKQRLVAGVAAQYESEVVYHQIREDLEEQGVIFLDTDTALKEHPELFKEYFGTVIPVGDNKFASLNSAVWSGGSFIYVPKGVHVDIPLQAYFRINTENMGQFERTLIIVDEDAYVHYVEGCTAPIYSSDSLHSAVVEIIVKKGGRCRYTTIQNWSNNVYNLVTKRAVAYEGATMEWVDGNIGSKVTMKYPAVYLMGEHAKGETLSIAFAGEGQHQDAGAKMVHMAPNTSSNIVSKSVARGGGRTSYRGLIEIGEGAPGAKSNVLCDALLVDTISRSDTYPYVDVREDDVSMGHEATVSKVSEDQLFYLMSRGLTEFEAMAMIVRGFVEPIAKELPMEYALELNRLIELQMEGSVG
- a CDS encoding heme o synthase, whose protein sequence is MTAVESRPAGVALTPSPGGHRPFGARVKAFVALTKPRIIELLLITTVPVMFLAAQGVPDLWLVVTTTIGGYLSAGGANALNMYIDRDIDALMDRTSQRPLVTGMVSPRECLVFGFALAAISTVWFGLLVNWLSAALSLGALLFYVVVYTMLLKRRTSQNIVWGGIAGCMPVLIGWSAVTNSMSWAAVILFAVIFFWTPPHYWPLSMKVKEDYARVGVPMLPVIASNRVVARQIVIYSWVMVAVSLLLTPLGYTGWFYTAVALATGGFWLWEAHGLQSRAKAGVTGGKLKEMRLFHWSITYVSLLFVAVAVDPFLR
- a CDS encoding ABC transporter permease, yielding MSAGTYTPQPGAAPLGRMITAQTALETRMLLRNGEQLLLTVIIPTLLLVLFSAVDIVDTGTGESVDFLAPGILALAVMSTAFTGQAIATGFERRYGVLKRLGASPLPRWALMTAKTLAVLVTEVLQVVLLTVIAFALGWSPHGNPFAVLLLLVLGTAAFSGLGLLMTGTLKAEATLAAANLVFLLLLVGGGVIVPLDKFPDAVQSVLGLLPIAALSDGLREVLQHGASMPWGDLGILAVWAVLGLGAAAKFFRWE
- a CDS encoding heme A synthase yields the protein MVRVPKLTRAEVAQAARNPLLYIAERWTPSPRTVRRAAMSAVVMAVVIVVTGGAVRLTGSGLGCPTWPKCTDESLTATSEMGFHGVIEFGNRMLTYVLCAAVGWAIIAARSAKPWRRSLTRLGWVQFWVVMGNAVLGGIVVLVGLNPYTVAAHFLLSTALLTVAMVTWQRVREGDEEPRPLVGKAVSQLTWLLAVAAGLLIAVGTVVTGAGRHAGDSSDVHRIPIDWKMITQLHADLAWVVVALTVALWFVLKAVDAPIGPLHRTRDLFLVLMAQGVIGYVQYFTDTPEILVGLHMLGSCLVWIAVVRVLLSLRERPVTVAAVPGPAAEQPEPAAAG
- a CDS encoding ABC transporter ATP-binding protein, with translation MKSESAVEVRGLVKRYGRKTAVDGLDLCVRTGAVTAVLGPNGAGKTTTIETCEGYRRPDAGTVRVLGLDPVADAAKLRPRIGVMLQSGGVYSGARADEMLRHMAKLHAHPLDVDTLIERLGLGSCGRTTYRRLSGGQQQRLALAMAVVGRPELVFLDEPTAGLDPQARRSTWELVRELRTAGVSVVLTTHFMDEAEELADDVAVIDAGKVIAQGSPETLCRGGAENTLRFTGHPGLDVGSLLKALPDGTAAAELTPGAYRISGDVNPELLATVTSWCAQNGVMPSGISVERHTLEDVFLELTGKELRA
- a CDS encoding metalloregulator ArsR/SmtB family transcription factor, whose amino-acid sequence is MKYVGEAPQEELATGERSTRNRVARSILDHGPSTVAELAKRLGLTQAAVRRHLDALVSDSVVEAREQRVYGARTRGRPAKVFALTDCGRDAFDQSYDKLAADALRWIAETAGEEAVTAFARARIAAQSEAYRTAVEAADPEARTEALAKALSVDGYAATARGAPGPQQGEQLCQHHCPVAHVAEQYPQLCEAETEFFSSLLGTHVQRLATIAHGDGVCTTYIPRSGHSAPQTTNSASASTAGRNPA